From a single Vitis vinifera cultivar Pinot Noir 40024 chromosome 18, ASM3070453v1 genomic region:
- the LOC100852744 gene encoding laccase-15, protein MWLIMKVFLLQILAFLLFGGGIYCQASTRRLTFVVKEASYTRLCSTKNILTVNGQFPGPTIYAKKGETIIVDVYNKGKENITIHWHGVSMPRYPWTDGPEYITQCPIQPGSKFSQKIILSFEEGTLWWHAHSDWTRNTVHGAIIVYPKNGTKYPFPKPNAEIPIILGQWWKSDANVVRDEALATGADPNASDSLLINGQPGDLFPCSKPGTFKLTVDHGKTYLLRIINAALHEALFFSIAKHKMTVVGTDGSYTKPLTRDYITIYPGQTYDVLLEANQHPDHYYMAAKTYSIAPAARNFFDNTTTTAIVQYRGYYTPSSPLSLPYLPTYNDTNASVQVMAGLRSLADAEYPCNVPLSPSTKLIYTVGMNSYLCPNNSCAGPNGTRFSASINNISFQFPTIDILQAYYYNISGVYGDKFPSVPELVFDFTTDIIPLEYQTPKNGTEVRVLEYNSTVEIVFQGTNLIAGTHHPMHLHGYSFYVVGWGFGNFDKDKDPLDYNLVDPPLQSTISVPTKGWAAIRFEASNPGVWFMHCHVERHQTWGMDTAFIVKNGKHPEAQVLPPPSDMPPC, encoded by the exons ATGTGGCTGATCATGAAGGTTTTCCTCTTGCAAATTTTAGCGTTTCTACTTTTTGGTGGTGGCATCTATTGCCAAGCTTCAACCCGTCGGCTGACTTTTGTG GTGAAGGAAGCTTCATATACAAGGCTTTGTAGCACCAAGAACATCTTAACAGTAAATGGACAATTTCCTGGACCAACTATATATGCTAAGAAAGGAGAGACGATCATTGTCGACGTTTataacaaaggaaaagaaaacatcaCCATTCATTG GCATGGGGTGAGCATGCCTAGATATCCATGGACAGATGGTCCTGAGTATATCACACAATGCCCAATTCAACCAGGGTCAAAGTTTAGCCAAAAGATCATCCTTTCCTTTGAGGAAGGCACTCTATGGTGGCATGCTCACAGTGATTGGACCCGAAACACCGTTCATGGAGCTATAATCGTCTATCCCAAGAATGGAACCAAGTATCCTTTTCCCAAACCTAATGCAGAAATTCCCATCATATTAG GACAATGGTGGAAGAGTGATGCGAATGTGGTTCGAGATGAAGCGCTTGCAACTGGAGCTGACCCCAATGCCTCTGATTCTTTATTGATAAATGGACAACCTGGTGATCTATTTCCATGCTCAAAACCAG GCACATTCAAGCTAACGGTGGATCATGGAAAGACCTATCTACTTCGCATAATCAATGCTGCCTTGCACGAGgctctcttcttctccattgccaAGCATAAAATGACAGTGGTTGGAACAGATGGTAGCTACACAAAACCATTGACACGAGATTATATCACAATATATCCTGGCCAAACCTACGATGTCTTACTAGAAGCTAACCAACACCCGGATCACTATTACATGGCAGCTAAAACTTATTCCATTGCCCCGGCAGCTCGTAATTTTTTTGACAACACAACCACCACAGCTATTGTACAGTACAGGGGATACTACACTCCATCTTCACCTCTCTCCTTGCCTTATTTGCCTacatacaatgacacaaatgcaTCGGTTCAGGTCATGGCCGGCCTCCGAAGCTTAGCAGATGCGGAATATCCTTGCAATGTCCCATTGAGCCCGAGCACTAAACTGATTTACACTGTTGGTATGAACTCGTACCTATGCCCCAATAATTCATGTGCAGGGCCCAATGGGACGCGGTTCTCCGCAAGTATAAACAACATAAGCTTCCAATTCCCTACAATTGACATACTGCAAGCTTACTATTATAACATTAGTGGTGTATATGGAGATAAATTTCCTAGTGTTCCAGAACTGGTGTTTGATTTTACCACTGATATTATTCCCTTAGAGTATCAGACGCCGAAAAACGGAACAGAAGTAAGGGTGCTTGAGTATAACTCCACGGTGGAGATTGTTTTTCAAGGGACAAACTTGATTGCAGGGACACACCACCCCATGCATCTCCATGGATACAGTTTCTATGTTGTTGGATGGGGATTTGGgaatttcgataaagataaggACCCATTGGACTACAATCTGGTGGATCCTCCCCTTCAGAGTACCATCTCCGTTCCTACGAAAGGTTGGGCTGCAATCAGATTCGAGGCATCCAACCCTG GAGTGTGGTTCATGCACTGCCATGTAGAACGTCATCAGACTTGGGGCATGGACACTGCGTTCATAGTGAAAAATGGTAAACACCCAGAAGCTCAAGTGCTGCCTCCGCCATCTGACATGCCACCATGTTGA
- the LOC132253270 gene encoding laccase-15-like gives MWLIMKVFLLQILAFLLFGGGIHCQASTRRLTFVVKEASYTRLCSTKNILTVNGQFPGPTIYAKKGETIIVDVYNRGKENITIHWHGVNMPRYPWTDGPEYITQCPIQPGSKFSQKIILSSEEGTLWWHAHSDWTRATVHGAIIVYPKNGTKYPFPKPNAEIPIILGQWWKSDVNAVRDEALATGADPNASDSLLINGQPGDLFPCSKSGTFKLTVDHGKTYLLRIINAALHEALFFSIAKHKMTVVGTDGSYTKPLTRDYITIYPGQTYDVLLEANQHPDHYYMAAKTYSIAPAARNFFDNTTTTAIVQYRGYYTPSSPLSLPYLPTYNDTNASVQVMAGLRSLAVAEHPCNVPLSPSTKLIYTVGMNSYLCPNNSCAGPNGTRFSASINNISFQFPTIDILQAYYYNISGVYGDKFPSVPELVFDFTTDIIPLEYQTPKNGTEVRVLEYNSTVEIVFQGTNLIAGTHHPMHLHGYSFYVVGWGFGNFDKNKDPLRYNLVDPPLQSTISVPTKGWAAIRFEASNPGVWFMHCHVERHQTWGMETAFIVKNGKHSEAQMLPPPSDMPPC, from the exons ATGTGGCTGATCATGAAGGTTTTCCTCTTGCAAATTTTAGCATTTCTACTTTTTGGTGGTGGCATCCATTGCCAAGCTTCAACTCGTCGGCTTACTTTTGTG GTGAAGGAAGCTTCATATACAAGGCTTTGTAGCACCAAGAACATCTTAACAGTAAATGGACAATTTCCAGGACCAACTATATATGCTAAGAAAGGAGAGACGATCATTGTTGACGTTTATAacaggggaaaagaaaatatcacCATTCACTG GCATGGGGTGAACATGCCTAGATATCCATGGACAGATGGTCCCGAGTATATCACACAATGCCCAATTCAACCAGGGTCAAAGTTTAGCCAAAAGATCATCCTTTCCTCCGAGGAAGGCACTCTATGGTGGCATGCTCACAGTGATTGGACCCGAGCCACCGTTCATGGAGCTATAATCGTTTATCCTAAGAATGGAACCAAGTATCCTTTTCCCAAACCTAATGCAGAAATTCCCATCATATTAG GACAATGGTGGAAGAGTGATGTGAATGCGGTTCGAGATGAAGCGCTTGCAACTGGAGCTGACCCCAATGCCTCTGATTCTTTATTGATAAATGGACAACCTGGTGATCTTTTTCCATGCTCAAAATCAG GCACATTCAAGCTAACGGTGGATCATGGAAAGACCTATCTACTTCGCATAATCAATGCTGCCTTGCACGAGgctctcttcttctccattgccaAGCATAAAATGACAGTGGTTGGAACAGATGGTAGCTACACAAAACCATTGACACGAGATTATATCACAATATATCCTGGCCAAACCTACGATGTCTTACTAGAAGCTAACCAACACCCGGATCACTATTACATGGCAGCTAAAACTTATTCCATTGCCCCGGCAGCTCGTAATTTTTTTGACAACACAACCACCACAGCTATTGTACAGTACAGAGGATACTACACTCCATCTTCACCTCTCTCCTTGCCTTATTTGCCTacatacaatgacacaaatgcaTCGGTTCAGGTCATGGCCGGCCTCCGAAGCTTAGCAGTTGCGGAACATCCTTGCAATGTCCCATTGAGCCCGAGCACTAAACTGATTTACACTGTTGGTATGAACTCGTACCTATGCCCCAATAATTCATGTGCAGGGCCCAATGGGACGCGGTTCTCTGCAAGTATAAACAACATAAGCTTCCAATTCCCTACAATTGACATACTACAAGCTTACTATTATAACATTAGTGGTGTATATGGAGATAAATTTCCTAGTGTTCCAGAACTGGTGTTCGATTTTACCACTGATATTATTCCCTTAGAGTATCAGACGCCGAAAAACGGAACAGAAGTAAGGGTGCTTGAGTATAACTCCACAGTGGAGATTGTTTTTCAAGGGACAAACTTGATTGCGGGGACACACCACCCAATGCATCTCCATGGATACAGTTTCTATGTTGTTGGATGGGGATTTGGGAATTTCGATAAAAATAAGGACCCATTGCGCTACAATCTGGTGGATCCTCCCCTTCAGAGTACCATCTCTGTTCCTACGAAAGGTTGGGCTGCAATCAGATTCGAGGCATCCAACCCTG GAGTGTGGTTCATGCACTGCCATGTAGAACGCCATCAAACTTGGGGCATGGAAACTGCGTTCATAGTGAAAAATGGTAAACACTCGGAAGCTCAAATGCTACCTCCGCCATCCGACATGCCACCATGTTGA